A portion of the Candidatus Hinthialibacter antarcticus genome contains these proteins:
- a CDS encoding type II secretion system protein, which yields MKPTRGFTLLELVIVVLILTVMSGVVGRLWIGMEKVNRMASTNLHQANQGELVLERLRSDIESSIQAQTPDDALLALTQIEDGFQQRTVRYVIEDGDLVRDVSNALPETVTSLNGAHLAVSITGGMVRLEWARPGVERPGQRKGQRLLLLASVKGARP from the coding sequence ATGAAACCGACTCGTGGATTCACATTGCTAGAGCTTGTGATCGTGGTGCTGATATTGACGGTGATGAGCGGCGTGGTGGGGCGCTTGTGGATCGGTATGGAAAAGGTCAACCGCATGGCGAGCACCAATTTGCACCAGGCGAACCAAGGCGAACTGGTGTTGGAGCGGCTGCGTTCTGATATCGAATCCTCCATCCAGGCGCAAACGCCGGACGACGCCTTGCTGGCGCTGACGCAGATCGAAGACGGCTTCCAACAGCGAACGGTGCGCTACGTTATTGAAGACGGCGATCTCGTCCGCGACGTATCGAACGCTTTGCCTGAGACGGTGACGTCGCTAAACGGCGCCCATCTTGCGGTCAGCATCACCGGCGGGATGGTGCGCCTTGAATGGGCCCGCCCCGGCGTGGAGCGGCCCGGGCAGCGCAAAGGGCAGCGGTTGTTGCTGTTGGCGTCGGTGAAGGGAGCGCGGCCATGA
- a CDS encoding GDSL-type esterase/lipase family protein, with product MYRRLPFVLFLLALVISVDFCLRIFLFDAAPPVHPPTLEQYVDFLAPQQVGALNPNLPLLTTSESTLNHFGMRAGEVQIKKSPDIVRIALMGDSTTYGWGVSQDKTFAAQLGALLNQDDGPKVETLNFGAPGFTSYQTLKQYEWLVHNFDPDVLVLAFGLYDGFEARVSDAEWYAPLEQAGTGKQPGLLDRFSALVHWRNTRKQNAALQQVQSLYTTRLQSDEWVERVSNDEMTANLSAIIQHHKQDGGSVILANLNLLNYRTEKPLQTLAQDMGAAYMDARSMFDNVGGRSERERAANLNVAPAKRTETAFNETPRVTFRLYAPPGKFKVKGFSIVGPNDWLGGGVPGRVQLYDDGTHGDERPLDSVWTLTTDSPPARPIDYAFTPTLKEGAWSDQKNDALNDEKNHAFYYRLPEIHWANAVNERTVIHEFGAAPFEEFLLPDTEALPNAQGHAAIARRLASVIQQHALPAQNVITRKE from the coding sequence ATGTACAGACGACTTCCTTTTGTTTTATTTTTGCTTGCGCTGGTCATTTCTGTTGATTTTTGCTTGCGAATTTTTCTATTCGACGCCGCGCCGCCGGTCCATCCTCCCACGTTGGAGCAATATGTGGACTTCCTGGCTCCACAGCAGGTCGGCGCGTTGAACCCCAACTTGCCCCTTCTAACAACATCAGAATCGACGCTCAACCACTTTGGCATGAGAGCGGGCGAGGTTCAAATCAAAAAGTCCCCAGACATCGTGCGCATTGCTTTGATGGGCGACTCGACCACGTATGGATGGGGCGTTTCGCAAGACAAAACCTTCGCCGCTCAGTTAGGCGCGCTTCTCAACCAAGACGATGGGCCGAAAGTCGAAACGCTCAACTTCGGCGCACCGGGGTTCACGTCTTATCAAACCTTGAAGCAATACGAATGGCTGGTGCATAACTTTGACCCCGACGTTCTGGTGCTCGCCTTCGGCCTCTACGACGGCTTCGAAGCCCGCGTCTCGGACGCCGAATGGTACGCCCCGCTCGAACAAGCCGGGACCGGCAAACAGCCCGGCCTACTCGACCGTTTCAGCGCGTTGGTACACTGGCGAAATACGCGCAAGCAAAACGCCGCGCTCCAACAAGTTCAATCGCTCTACACCACCCGATTGCAATCCGACGAATGGGTGGAGCGCGTTTCCAATGATGAGATGACCGCCAACCTCTCCGCGATCATCCAACACCACAAGCAAGACGGCGGTTCGGTCATTTTGGCGAACCTCAATTTATTGAATTACCGCACGGAAAAACCCTTACAAACATTGGCGCAAGACATGGGCGCCGCCTATATGGACGCCCGCTCTATGTTTGACAACGTGGGAGGCCGCAGCGAACGTGAACGCGCCGCCAACCTAAACGTCGCGCCAGCCAAACGCACCGAAACCGCTTTTAATGAAACGCCTCGCGTCACCTTTCGGCTCTATGCGCCGCCGGGCAAATTTAAGGTTAAGGGATTCTCGATTGTCGGTCCAAACGATTGGCTGGGCGGCGGCGTTCCAGGCCGCGTGCAGTTATATGATGATGGAACTCATGGCGACGAACGCCCTCTCGATTCGGTCTGGACGCTAACCACCGACTCGCCACCCGCCCGACCGATTGATTACGCCTTTACGCCGACGCTCAAAGAAGGAGCATGGAGCGACCAGAAAAACGACGCGCTGAACGATGAGAAGAACCACGCCTTTTACTATCGCCTGCCCGAAATCCACTGGGCGAACGCCGTCAATGAGAGGACGGTGATCCATGAATTCGGCGCCGCGCCGTTTGAGGAATTTCTACTGCCGGATACAGAAGCGCTGCCCAATGCGCAAGGACACGCCGCCATCGCGCGACGACTGGCGAGCGTAATTCAACAACACGCCCTGCCCGCGCAAAACGTGATTACACGAAAAGAATAA
- the rplI gene encoding 50S ribosomal protein L9 codes for MEVILAESIKNLGVEGDVVKVKGGYARNFLIPKGLAFIATSANAAALEHTKKMLLDKRKRVLKTEQDVANRLASTMVKIHVKAGDEDRLFGSVTAQNIADALAEKGVVVDRRKIQLDEPIKALGVYTVPVRFSSETIAELKVLVEKEA; via the coding sequence ATGGAAGTAATCTTGGCTGAAAGCATCAAAAACTTAGGCGTCGAAGGCGACGTTGTTAAAGTCAAAGGCGGATACGCCCGCAACTTTTTGATCCCCAAAGGGCTGGCGTTCATCGCGACCAGCGCTAATGCGGCAGCGCTTGAGCACACCAAAAAGATGTTGCTTGACAAGCGCAAACGCGTGTTGAAAACCGAACAAGACGTCGCCAACCGCTTGGCGAGCACCATGGTCAAAATTCACGTGAAGGCGGGCGACGAAGATCGCCTGTTCGGTAGCGTCACCGCCCAGAACATCGCCGACGCGTTGGCGGAAAAAGGCGTTGTTGTGGATCGCCGCAAGATTCAACTCGACGAACCCATCAAAGCCTTGGGCGTTTATACCGTCCCGGTGCGTTTTTCCAGCGAGACCATCGCCGAACTCAAAGTCTTGGTCGAAAAAGAAGCCTAA